From Micromonospora rifamycinica, a single genomic window includes:
- a CDS encoding RyR domain-containing protein has protein sequence MRRERETLSRQAHDIWAAKRLADGWRYGEARDDVEKTHPNLVAYEDLDDDDKSYDRELIDGTIRLLIKLGFRIERDPTSEQPR, from the coding sequence GTGCGCAGGGAACGGGAGACGCTGTCCCGCCAGGCGCACGACATCTGGGCCGCGAAACGGCTCGCGGACGGCTGGCGGTACGGCGAGGCCCGCGACGACGTGGAGAAGACCCACCCGAACCTGGTCGCCTACGAGGATCTGGACGACGACGACAAGTCCTACGACCGGGAGCTCATCGACGGGACGATCCGGCTGCTGATCAAGCTCGGCTTCCGGATCGAACGCGACCCCACCTCTGAGCAGCCCCGGTAG
- a CDS encoding toll/interleukin-1 receptor domain-containing protein — MLDERPAAYFSHSYDVLDRRVTDFFLEVLSERFALAVDPRSATLSTMHLELMMRRTACFVAVVTRRENQPQYRCSPFAVHEYGMAVLANRPRLVIPEINIPARHFIGADLARPFNRNRLAAYRMPLAALDELAARAREHADEVDRPLGAAALVLPPTPEYRAAEPELRRLISQAGWQVDDISAALLRDEVDAAGAATLLDRYDFVLLDVLDPRTPSWVLPFLQARGVPTVRLVCHRPDDAVRQLPRLAVSHALQASSAVNRHAIWWSEMDVLLPELGREIGRLQMPRLPFVGLPEARRYVWSLGRDQGPVFLSSAQGDNDFAQLIAQELDLRNVEHFHYLFNSDLPRGKAWEHRLLAKVGECRIFVPLVSRHYLDSAWCRKEMEIALELSGRGRMRILPYFLDHHAGASVPVQGASVVHLDAAARVRRVVDDVDRALTDLTDRRHRPRIGITVAGGRTALDVDVVVLATGPTEYAAAARTLRHPAPVVGTAEHPNHFDWLGGTVARQQGSGYQLVLCRAGTDGGREALRAAVEAFGPEHVVLLGTASAVVPADVVVADRICGFHRLSIDSSFVPSPHRDYPTDPGVAASAEGLPSVVRGTLAVGDEVVPAPDAAAFAPVLNAWPDTVAVAVLSVDTVEQLEDFRTYGRISHFSAVVGVAPPDADAAARAVAAERAFTAVSRLVSAHWPRPPRTDAADEGASGVASAAD, encoded by the coding sequence ATGCTCGACGAGCGCCCAGCGGCCTACTTCAGCCACAGCTACGACGTCCTGGACCGGCGGGTGACCGACTTCTTTCTCGAGGTGCTGTCGGAACGGTTCGCCCTCGCCGTCGACCCGCGCTCCGCCACCCTGTCCACGATGCACCTTGAGTTGATGATGCGACGAACCGCCTGTTTCGTCGCCGTGGTCACGCGTCGGGAAAATCAACCGCAGTACCGGTGCTCACCATTCGCGGTGCACGAGTACGGGATGGCGGTCCTGGCGAACCGGCCGAGACTGGTGATACCGGAGATCAACATTCCGGCACGCCATTTCATCGGCGCGGACCTGGCCCGTCCGTTCAACCGCAACCGGCTCGCCGCGTACCGGATGCCCCTGGCCGCCCTCGACGAGCTGGCGGCCCGCGCCCGGGAGCACGCCGACGAGGTGGACCGTCCGTTGGGCGCCGCCGCGCTCGTGCTCCCACCGACCCCCGAGTACCGGGCGGCCGAACCGGAGCTGCGCCGGCTCATCTCCCAGGCCGGTTGGCAGGTGGACGACATCTCCGCGGCCCTGCTGCGCGACGAGGTCGACGCCGCCGGTGCGGCGACCCTGCTGGACCGGTACGACTTCGTCCTCCTCGACGTCCTCGATCCTCGGACACCGTCCTGGGTGCTGCCGTTCCTCCAGGCCCGTGGGGTGCCGACGGTCCGGCTGGTCTGCCACCGCCCCGACGACGCCGTCCGGCAACTGCCCCGGCTCGCCGTAAGCCACGCGCTACAGGCGTCCAGTGCGGTCAACCGGCACGCCATCTGGTGGTCCGAGATGGACGTGCTGCTGCCGGAGCTGGGCCGGGAGATCGGCCGGCTGCAGATGCCCCGCCTCCCGTTCGTCGGCCTGCCGGAGGCCCGCCGGTACGTCTGGAGCCTCGGCCGGGACCAGGGTCCGGTCTTCCTCAGCAGCGCCCAGGGCGACAACGACTTCGCCCAGCTGATCGCCCAGGAGTTGGACCTGCGCAACGTCGAGCACTTCCACTACCTGTTCAACAGCGACCTGCCGCGGGGCAAGGCGTGGGAGCACCGCCTGCTCGCCAAGGTGGGGGAGTGCCGGATCTTCGTGCCGCTGGTGAGCCGGCACTACCTGGACAGCGCGTGGTGCCGGAAGGAGATGGAGATCGCGCTGGAGTTGAGTGGTCGGGGACGGATGCGGATACTGCCGTACTTCCTCGACCATCACGCCGGCGCCAGCGTGCCGGTCCAGGGCGCCTCGGTGGTGCACCTGGACGCCGCCGCGCGGGTGCGACGCGTCGTCGACGACGTGGACCGGGCGCTGACCGACCTGACCGACCGGCGGCACCGCCCCCGTATCGGGATCACGGTGGCCGGTGGGCGGACCGCGCTGGACGTGGACGTCGTCGTGCTCGCCACCGGCCCGACGGAGTACGCGGCGGCGGCCCGCACCCTGCGCCACCCGGCCCCGGTGGTCGGCACGGCCGAGCACCCCAACCACTTCGACTGGCTCGGCGGCACGGTGGCCCGCCAGCAGGGCAGCGGCTACCAACTGGTGCTCTGCCGGGCCGGCACGGACGGCGGCCGGGAGGCGCTGCGCGCGGCCGTCGAGGCGTTCGGACCCGAGCACGTCGTGCTGCTCGGCACCGCGTCGGCCGTGGTGCCGGCCGACGTGGTGGTCGCCGACCGGATCTGCGGCTTCCACCGGTTGAGCATCGACAGCTCGTTCGTGCCCAGTCCGCACCGGGACTACCCGACCGATCCGGGGGTCGCGGCATCGGCGGAGGGGCTGCCGTCGGTGGTACGGGGAACACTGGCCGTCGGGGACGAGGTGGTGCCCGCCCCGGACGCCGCCGCCTTCGCCCCGGTGCTGAACGCCTGGCCCGACACGGTGGCGGTGGCCGTGCTGTCGGTGGACACCGTCGAACAGTTGGAGGACTTCCGGACGTACGGGCGGATCAGTCACTTCAGCGCGGTCGTCGGCGTCGCGCCGCCCGACGCGGACGCCGCCGCCCGTGCGGTGGCGGCGGAGCGCGCATTTACCGCCGTCAGCCGGTTAGTCTCTGCGCACTGGCCGCGACCGCCGCGCACCGACGCGGCAGACGAGGGGGCATCCGGTGTGGCATCCGCAGCCGATTGA
- a CDS encoding NUDIX domain-containing protein, protein MRDHQPNVEILSEQVLLTTAIFTIREARLRYRTYDADRSLSDDWSRPVTLVNADRGDSVAAVVVDTARGEIVLVEQFRFPTLGHGSGWLVELVAGMVDADEAPETAVRREIREEIGYDVRVLERISTFHLSPGGSSERVTLFYAEIDDSLRVGAGGGRADEAENIARRVVPLGDLSALLDSGTIQDAKTLAGLLWLHRKRSRS, encoded by the coding sequence GTGCGTGATCACCAGCCGAACGTCGAGATCCTTTCCGAGCAGGTGCTCCTCACCACCGCGATCTTCACCATCCGGGAAGCCAGACTCCGTTACCGCACCTACGACGCGGACCGCTCCCTGTCCGACGACTGGAGCAGGCCGGTCACGCTCGTCAACGCCGATCGTGGCGATTCCGTGGCAGCGGTCGTCGTGGACACCGCACGTGGGGAAATCGTCCTGGTCGAACAGTTCCGCTTCCCGACCCTGGGCCACGGATCAGGATGGTTGGTCGAACTGGTGGCCGGTATGGTCGACGCCGACGAAGCGCCGGAAACCGCCGTCCGCCGCGAGATCCGCGAGGAGATCGGGTACGACGTACGCGTTCTGGAGCGGATTTCCACGTTCCATCTCTCCCCCGGGGGATCGTCGGAGCGCGTCACCCTCTTCTACGCCGAGATCGACGACAGCCTGCGGGTGGGCGCGGGCGGCGGTCGGGCCGACGAGGCGGAGAACATCGCCCGTAGAGTGGTGCCGCTCGGTGACCTTTCGGCGCTGCTCGACAGCGGCACGATCCAGGATGCCAAGACCCTGGCCGGGCTCCTCTGGCTGCACCGGAAAAGGTCACGGTCATGA
- a CDS encoding macro domain-containing protein: MNPSLLGVTGALMLIGILLQVWFSAPQRAGRQAAMQLPSVLLYAVAVSLLMFSIFPESYADGRALGFSIGGAAAFVLISITLSFQWLTRAGKRDALEAEVRQARQEVDRLRLRLTIVEAAQQPQRLHRTTRTVAPIRQDRRHRLGIVTGNIANVTGIDVWVNAENTRMEMARPTEPTISGTIRYRGGRRDAAGNLVDDLIYDELRTVALSTPVAPATVFTTSAGMLAGDNGVKRILHVASVDGSPGTGYRQVSDIGGCMRNVLAELDRLNAQGEQLRTVVMPLLGTGNGGGDLERTAQIMVEAALDYFRIHPTSRVRTVHLLAFTDLEERIIRLVLTDHRDISGLESG, from the coding sequence ATGAATCCGTCGCTGCTCGGCGTCACCGGCGCCCTGATGCTGATCGGCATTCTGCTACAGGTCTGGTTCTCCGCGCCGCAACGCGCCGGCCGGCAGGCCGCCATGCAGCTGCCGTCGGTGCTGCTCTACGCGGTCGCGGTTTCGCTGCTGATGTTCTCGATCTTTCCGGAATCGTACGCCGACGGCCGTGCCCTCGGCTTCAGCATCGGCGGCGCCGCGGCGTTCGTGCTGATCTCCATCACCCTCTCCTTCCAGTGGCTGACCCGGGCCGGCAAGCGCGACGCGCTCGAAGCCGAGGTACGCCAGGCCCGCCAGGAGGTCGACCGGCTGAGGCTGCGGCTGACCATCGTGGAGGCTGCCCAGCAGCCCCAACGGCTACACCGCACCACCCGGACGGTGGCACCCATCCGTCAGGACCGCCGGCACCGGCTCGGCATCGTCACCGGCAACATCGCCAACGTCACCGGCATCGACGTCTGGGTGAACGCCGAGAACACCCGGATGGAGATGGCCCGCCCGACGGAACCGACCATCTCCGGCACGATCCGCTACCGGGGTGGCCGGCGTGACGCGGCCGGCAACCTGGTCGACGACCTCATCTACGACGAGCTGCGCACGGTGGCGCTGAGCACCCCGGTCGCCCCCGCGACCGTGTTCACCACCTCCGCCGGCATGCTCGCCGGGGACAACGGCGTCAAGCGGATCCTGCACGTCGCCTCGGTGGACGGCTCACCGGGCACCGGCTACCGGCAGGTGTCCGACATCGGTGGTTGCATGCGCAACGTGCTGGCCGAACTGGACCGGCTCAACGCCCAGGGCGAGCAGCTCCGGACGGTCGTCATGCCGCTGCTCGGCACCGGCAACGGCGGTGGTGATCTGGAGCGGACCGCGCAGATCATGGTCGAGGCGGCACTGGACTACTTCCGGATCCACCCCACCAGCCGGGTCCGCACCGTCCACCTGCTCGCCTTCACCGACCTGGAGGAGCGGATCATCCGCCTGGTGCTGACCGACCACCGGGACATCAGCGGTCTCGAGTCCGGATGA
- a CDS encoding sensor histidine kinase — translation MTVLRAPFTAAVLRQAVFCVVGVLSAVAVLAVPVLVPALGVLVLSATGALAREPAPVVAPLFLVLLPLTVALLVVLVAPTGRATGAGYRRLAARLLDVHVAAPPPRPSRRPGALVADGPGWRAAGYALLKVPLAVPQGYGVFCYVFGPVNLSYPLWWPLFRNHPPGTRLGPVWAFTPFGVLGARTLAGAFLVAAAGLAMLLVAPWVMRAGTVADVAAMRRLLGPPPLAEQVRELRASRAQAIDDAATMMRRLERDLHDGAQIRLATLAMHLGMATEKLGVDGPPPDLAQARELVALAHRGAKDALADLRDLVRGIHPPVLDNGLDDALATLATDSAVPVTVTVELTDRPAPAIETIAYFCAAELLTNAAKHSGATRVRLGVLGSGRRLTLSVTDDGTGGADPAGAGLTGLARRISVVDGRLRVHSPVGGPTRVEIELPTQV, via the coding sequence ATGACCGTGCTGCGCGCCCCGTTCACCGCAGCTGTCCTCCGTCAGGCCGTGTTCTGTGTGGTCGGGGTGCTCAGCGCGGTCGCGGTCCTGGCCGTACCGGTGCTCGTGCCCGCCCTGGGCGTCCTCGTCCTCTCGGCCACCGGTGCCCTGGCCCGCGAGCCCGCGCCCGTCGTCGCGCCGCTGTTCCTGGTGCTGCTCCCGCTCACCGTCGCGCTCCTGGTCGTCCTGGTCGCCCCGACCGGACGCGCGACGGGAGCCGGGTACCGCCGGCTCGCGGCCCGACTGCTCGACGTGCACGTGGCAGCCCCGCCACCCCGCCCCTCACGGCGGCCCGGCGCGCTGGTCGCCGACGGGCCGGGCTGGCGGGCCGCCGGATACGCCCTGCTCAAGGTGCCGCTGGCCGTCCCGCAGGGCTACGGCGTGTTCTGCTACGTCTTCGGGCCGGTCAACCTCAGCTACCCGCTGTGGTGGCCGCTGTTCCGCAACCACCCGCCCGGCACCCGGCTCGGGCCGGTGTGGGCGTTCACCCCGTTCGGCGTCCTCGGCGCGCGGACCCTCGCCGGCGCGTTCCTCGTCGCGGCGGCCGGTCTCGCCATGCTCCTGGTGGCGCCGTGGGTGATGCGGGCCGGCACGGTGGCGGACGTGGCGGCGATGCGCCGGCTGCTGGGTCCGCCCCCGCTCGCCGAGCAGGTACGCGAGCTGCGGGCCAGCCGCGCACAGGCGATCGACGACGCGGCCACCATGATGCGCCGGCTGGAACGGGACCTCCACGACGGAGCGCAGATCCGGCTGGCGACGCTGGCCATGCACCTCGGCATGGCCACCGAGAAGCTCGGCGTCGACGGCCCACCCCCCGACCTCGCGCAGGCCCGCGAGCTGGTCGCGCTCGCCCACCGGGGCGCGAAGGACGCCCTCGCGGACCTGCGCGACCTGGTCCGCGGCATCCATCCGCCGGTGCTCGACAACGGCCTCGACGACGCGCTGGCGACCCTCGCCACCGACAGCGCGGTCCCGGTCACGGTGACGGTCGAGCTGACCGACCGTCCGGCGCCCGCCATCGAGACCATCGCCTACTTCTGCGCCGCCGAGCTGCTCACGAACGCGGCCAAGCACAGCGGCGCGACCCGGGTCCGGCTCGGAGTCCTCGGCTCCGGTCGCCGCCTGACCCTGAGTGTCACGGACGACGGCACCGGCGGGGCGGACCCGGCCGGCGCCGGCCTGACCGGGCTGGCCCGCCGGATCAGCGTCGTGGACGGTCGGCTGCGGGTACACAGCCCGGTCGGCGGGCCGACCCGGGTCGAGATCGAGCTACCCACACAGGTGTGA
- a CDS encoding response regulator transcription factor gives MRVVIAEDSAMMREGLVRLLTDRGFDVCAAVADADTLRATVAAVVPDVAVVDVRMPPTHTDEGLRAAIDIRRDHPGVGVLVFSQYVETRYATRLLTDRPSGVGYLLKDRVADIADFVEALTRVAAGGTALDPEVVGHLMRAGRDTLGLASLTPREREVLSSMAEGRSNAGIAAALAITPGVVEKHVANIFAKLGLPASDGDNRRVLAVLRHLGG, from the coding sequence ATGCGGGTGGTGATCGCGGAGGACTCCGCGATGATGCGCGAGGGTCTGGTCCGGCTGCTCACCGACCGTGGCTTCGACGTGTGCGCGGCGGTGGCCGACGCGGACACGCTGCGGGCCACGGTCGCCGCCGTGGTGCCGGACGTGGCCGTGGTCGACGTTCGGATGCCGCCCACACACACCGACGAGGGGTTGCGCGCCGCGATCGACATCCGCCGCGACCACCCCGGTGTCGGGGTGCTGGTGTTCTCCCAGTACGTGGAGACCCGCTACGCCACCCGGCTGCTCACCGACCGGCCCAGCGGGGTCGGTTACCTGCTCAAGGACCGGGTCGCCGACATCGCCGACTTCGTGGAGGCGCTGACCCGGGTGGCGGCCGGCGGCACCGCGCTGGATCCGGAGGTGGTCGGCCACCTGATGCGGGCCGGGCGGGACACGCTCGGGCTGGCGTCGCTGACCCCCCGCGAGCGCGAGGTGCTCTCGTCGATGGCCGAGGGCCGGTCCAACGCCGGTATCGCGGCGGCACTCGCCATCACCCCCGGGGTGGTGGAGAAGCACGTGGCGAACATCTTCGCGAAGCTCGGGCTACCCGCCTCCGACGGCGACAACCGTCGGGTGCTGGCCGTCCTGCGTCATCTCGGCGGCTGA
- a CDS encoding alpha/beta hydrolase family protein, with translation MAWGFRTAVLATVIVGCVTVAHPAPSSASGTVAPRAEQRADGPARLRLPTPTGPHPVGTVDLHLVDRSRTDPWTATPAPRELMVSVWYPATGVDRFPPAPHMLPGAAAHFGGAAGVGAGLYGIPAGAVDFAATRTSGHRGAPLARSGRPYPVVLYSPGAGDPRTWGTTLVQDLASRGYVVVTIDHTYEVSEVEFPDGRVVSTLLPQLFEQAQQPDDFQRLGARVFDTRLADTRFVLDQLAALDRGANPDAADRPLPRGMAGALDLSRTGMFGVSAGGMTALQAMSDDPRIRAAIDMGGSIESPIMPDALALWPVTRTGLDRPFMLMGDVETDHRRTTSWRMLWDNSTGWRVDLRLDGAKGENAYKDAVPLIPQIARQLDLPDSFVTDALGTIAPARAVRSQETLVTAFFDRWLRGRAGHVLDGPSPRLRDVVFVP, from the coding sequence ATGGCATGGGGATTCCGGACCGCAGTGCTCGCCACGGTGATCGTCGGCTGCGTGACGGTCGCCCACCCGGCACCGTCCTCCGCCTCCGGCACCGTCGCACCGCGGGCTGAGCAGCGAGCCGACGGCCCGGCCCGGCTGCGGCTGCCGACGCCGACGGGGCCCCACCCGGTGGGTACCGTCGACCTGCACCTGGTCGACCGCTCCCGCACCGACCCGTGGACGGCCACCCCGGCCCCCCGCGAGCTGATGGTCAGCGTCTGGTACCCGGCCACCGGGGTGGACCGCTTCCCACCGGCACCCCACATGCTGCCCGGCGCGGCGGCCCACTTCGGTGGCGCCGCCGGTGTCGGGGCCGGCCTGTACGGCATCCCGGCGGGCGCGGTGGACTTCGCCGCCACCCGGACCAGCGGCCACCGGGGCGCACCGCTGGCGCGAAGCGGGCGGCCGTACCCGGTGGTGTTGTACTCCCCCGGGGCCGGCGACCCGCGGACCTGGGGCACCACCCTGGTGCAGGACCTGGCCAGCCGCGGATACGTGGTGGTGACCATCGACCACACCTACGAGGTGTCCGAGGTGGAGTTCCCCGACGGCCGCGTCGTCAGCACCCTGTTGCCGCAGCTGTTCGAGCAGGCGCAGCAGCCCGACGACTTCCAGCGACTCGGGGCGCGGGTGTTCGACACCCGGCTCGCGGACACCCGCTTCGTGCTCGACCAGCTGGCGGCCCTCGACCGGGGGGCGAACCCGGACGCGGCAGACCGACCGCTGCCCCGGGGCATGGCGGGTGCCCTGGACCTGAGCCGGACGGGCATGTTCGGCGTCTCCGCCGGCGGAATGACCGCCCTGCAGGCGATGAGCGACGACCCCCGCATCAGGGCCGCGATCGACATGGGCGGCAGCATCGAGTCGCCGATCATGCCGGACGCCCTCGCCCTGTGGCCGGTCACGCGCACCGGCCTGGACCGGCCGTTCATGCTCATGGGCGACGTCGAGACCGACCACCGCCGGACGACGTCCTGGCGGATGCTGTGGGACAACAGCACCGGTTGGCGCGTCGACCTGCGGCTCGACGGCGCGAAGGGCGAGAACGCCTACAAGGACGCCGTGCCGCTGATCCCGCAGATCGCCCGGCAGCTCGACCTCCCCGACAGCTTCGTCACCGACGCCCTGGGCACCATCGCGCCGGCCCGGGCCGTCCGCAGCCAGGAGACCCTGGTCACCGCCTTCTTCGACAGGTGGCTGCGCGGCCGGGCCGGTCACGTGCTGGACGGTCCGTCACCCCGACTGCGCGACGTCGTGTTCGTCCCCTGA
- a CDS encoding nuclear transport factor 2 family protein has protein sequence MHQEIFERYVYAGAVTRDPDAIAAMFTEDGVYDAPLAPEGHPLHGRLVGREAIRSGLRRYHRQPAHRGTVHPEGSGYVLHDTPDPDVFIAEVDVAFDGADGRRTTMSLVQIFRLRAGRIAVLRDYFTE, from the coding sequence ATGCATCAGGAAATCTTCGAACGGTACGTGTACGCCGGTGCGGTCACCCGGGATCCGGACGCGATCGCCGCGATGTTCACCGAGGACGGTGTGTACGACGCACCGCTGGCACCGGAGGGTCACCCGCTGCACGGCCGCCTGGTCGGCCGCGAGGCGATCCGGTCCGGACTCCGGAGGTACCACCGGCAGCCGGCCCACCGTGGCACGGTGCACCCGGAAGGATCCGGCTACGTCCTGCACGACACCCCGGATCCCGACGTGTTCATCGCCGAGGTCGACGTCGCGTTCGACGGGGCCGACGGGCGGCGCACGACGATGTCGCTCGTGCAGATCTTCCGCCTCCGCGCCGGGCGGATCGCCGTGCTCCGCGACTACTTCACCGAGTAA